aagaaaataaattataagCTGCTCCACCGAATAAAATAAATGCAATTTCACCGATTTTATAACCTTCATTTCTCCACACCTGTATTATtgttaaaagtttgaaataaatATAGGCCAAAAGGTGCAGCAATACGGCAAATGCTCGATATATATAGCCTGAGTTCGTAATATTCGGAGTGATAGGTGACCAAGTACTCAACTACCCAAGTTAAGCAAATGCAATTGCCCTCTTACGGAAGTCTAGCCATAAAGAAACGGAAGCCTACCAAAATAGAAAAAAAGAACATAATATGCTAAAACCTGATGAAAACTCTTTTCAGAAGATCGTGAGCATGTACATTTGTCAGGGGGCATTGCACTAGCTTTCGTCAACTCTGAACCTTTTATGAGGATGTTCGTTCCCAGGAGCCACAGAAACAAGGCAAGGTGGACTATGATTATCCTGAATAAGTAGGAAAACGGTAAGAGTCCAAGCATATAAAAGTAGATTCGATTTGGAAAAACTAAAATCTGTGAAGTTACATAGAAGAATGACACAAGGCAAAAAATAGAAAAAGAGTACATAATATGCTAAAACCTGATGAAAACTCCTTTCAGAAGAGCATGAGCATGTACATTTGTCTGGGGGCATTGCACTAGCTTTCGTCAACTCTGAATTTTTTATGAGGATGTTCGTTCCCAGGAGCAACAGAAACATGGCCAGGTGGACTTTGATCCCCCTAAATCAGTAGGAAAACGGTAAGAGTTCAAGCATATAAAAGTAGATCCGATTTGGAAAAACTAAAATCTTTGAAGTTACAATGACATGAGGTAATCCAACAGGATCATAATAGACCGTGGACAGTTTCCGCAGATGGAGAAAATGTCCAAGTACTGAAATCACAAGCATGCAGTCATTCATAAGAACCTTTTCCCCGTACTTCTAATTTGTGCAGTTCAAGACTGAGAACATAAAATTTTTCCAACAGATGTAGagtttgcatctcaaggagtaCATTCCAAGTTCGAATGTTAATTGATCTTTGATTATGATACAATATTAATGTTGGGAATATAAATTAATACAGATAAGTTATAAATTCATTCAAGTCTTTGACAATGTTATTGTAATTAGAAATCATTGATGCACTTATCAATTGGCCAGGTGAGGATAAATATGCTAGATGGTTATTTTTTACAGGTAATAAAATTTGACAAGTTCTCCTATCCTGGGCTTCGACCATTCTGGATTCCCCATTTTCTATTTCCTGTTTTCCTTGTGTTTCTTTTTCTTGCTTTCCCCTTTTCCAGACAATTGTAGGAGCCAACAGTCACTCGAAGAGATTATGTGATATGATTACGGAATCTATATCGGAATACCATCGAAGTTTCCGGAGATGTTTGGGCCAGTCACTTGAGAATCATTTGATCAAGTAGCAGGCAAACATAGGGAAGCACAGGGGAGTCAAAAGTTAAAATATAGCTTAGTAATAAGATGGAAGAACCTTCATTCTGAACTTTGCCATGGTACTTCTATCATTTATTTGTTTGCCAACATCAAGTTGCACTGAAATGCTGGCCTGAGATAAATCCACTCCAGATGATTGTAGAGCGTACTtcaaagaactcaatatccTGTCAACAACAAAATAAGCATTAACTCCAAAAATATGTAACTACTATTTTCATGAAATCTCCCATCCATAATGGGAAAAACAGAGATCAGGTACAAAAATATTTAGGAAAATGATCTCCTTTAACAAAAAGATGTTAAAAAACCACATCAGAAGTAAATAAAATCTTCATTTTAAAAGCTTTTTATCAGTGAAATGGTTACATTACACCCCTATACATCAAAATTATAAACTTTGTAAAATTATAAAGAGACTTGCTATCCATGTATCATCCGCATGTAAAAATCCAATAAAAAATATCAACTCAAATTGCCAAGAAAGAATCACATATCTAAGCATGAATCCAACCAGTTCACATATGCACACCAAATATTTGCTAAATGTTGATACATGGTGCATTATTAGAGCATTTATTTCAGTACGTATCCACCATGATCATTGTTATAGAAATACAAAACCCACAAATATCAATAGCATGTATCGAATAATTAACAGCGCCAAATGCAGTTTtccaagaaaaataaataaacatgagTAATTGGGCATATGTCATGTCCATAGATCAATTTCCTTTTCTTTCCAAAATGGGTGCTTACAGTTGAGAGCAAGTACTTGAGTGACTGGCTTCCTCACTTTCAATTTTTGGTTCATTCTCGTTCGTATTGCAGATAGGAAAAGAGTAATCATTCACAGATGAGCTCCCTGGCCATGATTGGGATTGCGAAAGCTGGGTAAATTGCTCAACGTCAGGAAAACATTCTTGATGAGACCGACCAGACATACCCTCAAATGTTGCTGCTTTAGTTGGCAGGTTAAGAAGAGTAGGTTGATTTGTTGCAATAGGTAGGTTATCTGTTGATTTATACAAGCTAGATCCAATCAACTCAGATTCTACGGAGTTCCGTACATGACGTAAAGGGTTGAGAACACCATTGTCTTCATGCACAGATATATGCTTCTCGAGCTGAATTTGATCAAGGAAGCTTTCAACTGGTCCAGAATTGATTTTCTGTCATGTCAACCATAAGTAAtggacaataattttttttgactAAGCAATTCAAAAGATGATGGCGCCTGTTATAATCAACTATATGATAGTCATGCTATTCCACTTTCAATCTGGTCATTTCTCAATTGTGGTGCTCACACACGGATAGAATATCATAACACAACTTGACGCAGTCAGCCAAAATTACGGGAATGAGAAATAAATCCAATATGCTCAAAAATTTAAGGTCACGTCATTTTGCAGAGATTGTAGGTGAAAACTACATGAAGCCAATAGTAAGACCCAAAAAATGGGAAAAAAACTCACTTGTGCAGCATCAAAGGAAAATCAAAGAGCATGTATATTTTACCCATGGTGCCAACTTCGTTGTTGGCTCTGGACTCCAACCTTGATCAGATCCCTCATACATTTGTAACTGCTCCTGTAAAAACTGAATGTACTGTATAACCTGTATAGATACAGCTTATTAGCATTGTACCGAAACATTCAAATATTGAACTGTAAAAGGAGATAACAAACCTCCAGCAGTAATGAAGCCTTATCTCTCTTCTGATCATTTTCCGGAACTAAATCCCTCAAAATCTGAAATCTGCAGTGCAAAAAATTTACAACAATCTCCACCCAAGAAGATACTTATGAtgcaaaaacaaaaattgaggTCTCACAATCAAAATGGTCGTCTCCATCCCAAATTAAACACATGCATATACTACAATAGTCCAAAACCAGGCTTCCAACTCCCAACCGAAAAATAACACATTCAATGCACAGTTAAAAAAAACATGAGAATTGTAACATCTCGCACCAAAGTTCAACGTCCACGAGCCCAACATATTACTAGCAACCAAACAAATGACAAACTTGTACAAAacaatgataaaaataaaaaataaaaaaatcagcaactcaacaaaaaaaaaaaatcacgcaTACCTCTCATTAATTTTGCTCCTCCTTCGTTGCTCGGTCTCCGAATGCTTCGATCGAGAAGCATCCACCTTCTGATCCAGTCTCACCCCCTCTGCTCAAATTTCAAAATTCCACAACCCAAATCACATAAATAAACAAAACCAGACCTGATTACCCGGACTAGATACCTACACACACATACAAGCATGCTCGTATACCTATCGGAGAATAGCAATCGGGAGCTTCTTCATCTTCAACATGGCTCGCAATTCTTACCATTTGAGCTTCACCAAATCCAAAATTCTCGACCAATGTGTAAAAAAACTTGTTTGCGTACGAGGAAACAATGAGTATAATGTGTACTGACAGAATATTTGTCGCGTGACAGATTTTGAGGAGCCCTAGGCAACCGCGTTCAGTATGGAAAAAATTTTGGTGAATGATATGCGCTAACGTGCGCATTATATTTTTCAGTCGCTAAAGGTGCACTGCCTATGGACTGTATTGCTACTGGGCTCTATTATAATGGACTGGGCTGGAAAATCTATTAATGGGCTCTTACGGCTTTTGATAAATGGGTTATAAAATGGCATTCAATCCACCCTTGGTTATGACCATTACAACAAAAATCAAAatgaatttataaatatataattatcttCTTAGCAATTTTACTTATCTTACATATTATTTCcttgattaaataattttataaaaaaatattgtattgGTAAATGATTTCTATAACATTCCAATTTTGTCGTTTTATTAAAAAACATATTATAACTTGacgaaaaatccttttattgtaatttttaatgttttcattgttattttctagaagttttaataatcatttagaTTAAACtgaaaattttaatattctataaattttatttcaaattactATCGAATTTGaatgcattttaattaatttaatttgtgtGATAATAATGTCtgttaaattatatataatcaaattaaaacaataaaaaaagatTACGATTTCATATATTAAAATTGAatgggtcttatgtgagaccgtctcacggatcttaatctgtgagacgggtcaatcttactcatattcacaataaaaagtaatacacttagcataaaagtatatttttcatggatgacccaaatagagatccgtctcacaaaatatgatccgtgagaccgtctcacacaagtttttgccattaaaAATTTAGATATCACATATACCCTTGTAATTTTgactattttcaaaattttccatatttctactgttttttttttagatatagcaaaaatcaaataataggataatcatattttcaatttttaaggttgtcgtaatttttaaaattaattggaCTTTTTTGTAATAATATTAGAAAACTTCAAGGGATAGTACtagacaaaaaacaaaaaacaaatttttttttcttttatcatCTACTAATATTTTTTCAGTCCTATTTTTCCGTCCTGAACTTGAGCATCGGAGAATTTGCGTACAACCATCGGAGCAAATTAAGCTGATTACAATTGTAAAGTGCACCAAACTTGCACCATTCACATTTATCAATGTATTTTGAATAACATCATGCACATACCGACTTCTTTTGAAGAGCATCACTCAATGTTATCGCATATTAAATGAATTAACATGGAGCTAGCCTTTTTAGTTGGACGATATTTGTTACAATTAGGTTTCGAACTTGATGTCTTATCTCAAAATCGAAACGGTAAGTCGTCATAGCAATTTGATATTTATCAAATTATAACtttttgacatttttttttGGCAAATCATTTTTTCCCTTTCGAATTGAATAAATTGCTTAGTCGATATAAATATTGTTGTGGAGGAAAACAACTAGTCTTGCGACTATTCAATATGAAGCTGTTACGTGCTTCTAAAAGAAGTGTGACAACTTGGCCCTTCAAGATCGCGAGATTATCAATTTTTTCCatatttatcaatttaaaaagtGCATTTCCTTAttactttttaaataaaatgtgaATTTTAGTATTGTATGTATAGAGATATGGAATTTGCACTCATGTATTTGTCATTGAATCGATTATAATCTATGTAGTTATGTCTCGGCGATcaatttttaatcatttttgtaaaaaaaaatcatgtgaTTATATTGTTAATATCATCGCTAAAACACTCATTCAAAAACAAAGATCTATTAATCCTCTGTACTTTCAAATCTTGAACACACGTATCTCTATATATGTTTTTTATATTAAGTACATAATCTTGTCTGTTTTCCTGGTATATGTGCTCAAAATTTGAAAACACGAATAATTAATAATCATGTATTAAATATACTCTTGGACTTATATATGTTATATTAATGTAAAGTTGACAACTAAGCTTTTATAAATTCACAGACCATCATCATTTCAACAATCACATGAATTTTTTCCCCCATCTTTAAGCGTTGATACCTCATTTCGAGAAAATCCAAAACCCAAATCTCCTTTTCCTTGTTCATGAAACTTTGGAGTAAAATGAATAAATATTTGCTATTTCCAATCTTGTTTACCTTTCTTGTTTTTGGTCACGGAAGGACTGATCAGGAATCTCCTTTAGCGCCTGCATTGTATGTCTTCGGGGATTCTCTGTTCGACAGTGGTAATAATAATCTGCTGCCGACTTTAGCAAAGGCGAACTATCCCCCGTATGGCATGGACTTCGAGAGAGGAGCCACCGGAAGATTTACCAACGGAAAAACCGTCGCGGATTTTATAGGTTACTCGAACATGAAAATTATCgtaattttatgtaaaaaaaatgtttaaagtCCATACAATTGTTCAGTAACTACAAATCTTGCTATTGAAAATGAAGTAAATTATGGTTTTTGACAAGTAAAATGGATTCTTGTTTTGGCAGCTGAGTTTCTTGGATTGCCATTTCCTCCACCATACGTGAGTTTGCTGGACGGATCGATAGGGCAGTGTGGATTTAGTATTCCGACAATTGAAAACGGGGTAAGAGTTTATTTCTATATTTatgattgaaaattcaaaatttaaccaatttattgaaataatatatatacagacATATATAcaagaaaataaatatatatgtgacctgaattaaaaaaaataaattgtttCTTATATAAAGAATGTAATATCTTTGTTATAAGGTAAACTATGATgtgaatataataaaatatcagGCTTTCTACATATGCATTGTCTAAAACAATGAATTTTATCAGTTGTAACAAATAAAGAAATTTCATGGAAGTCGAAATATGAAGAAATAAATATGTCTAGTTCTTTTTTCTACGGATAAAAAATGCTCTAATTGGTAGACTAAGCAGTACTGATCTTTGAGGTAGTCGATAATCTttgtaaatattaaatatttttgttaAGCGGGGTTGACTTTTGCAGGGAAAATGTTTGAATTTGGCTGATAAAATTGGCTTGCTAAATATAAGAGGTGAATTGGAGTTGAGGGGACTGAATTTTGCCTCAGGATCATGTGGAATTCTTCCTCAAACGGGAGACGATTtggtatatttttatataaatctATTGCCATTGATTGAGATAGagtaacaaatttttttatgtggATGACgaaagttattttatttaatgccctcattatttttaaaaatttgtctcCTATTTTAAAAGTGTGAgactaataattattttaacaaATATTGTAAATAAtccattatttataattttattttatttatttctactatatatgttttttagtaatgattttttttaatatagtttagattgtaaaaataaaaaatatgagttgaaatatacaaatttatattttgtatcTGCTGTTTTACTTTTACATACAATATTTGCGCAAAAAACTAGCTAGGTTTTCCTAAAATACGTTACATGACTATCAAACTAAACATAGTTTTAATGTATTATCTTTTATTAACAAATCTTTTTTcatcatatttattattttctatcatttcaatttcaaaaatttattcTACTATTTCCACTTCAAAATTAGAtaattttcatttaaaattaaaaaaaacatttctttCTGTTTTTTTCCTTATCACAAGTATTGTATGTGCCACTACTTCCTAGTATACATGTAAAGGGTATTCATATTCATACTCGGATGAATATATTTAAAAGTGAAAATGATTTTTCTGTTTTACTTCACTTGTTCCGCCAAATTTTCATCCATTATgctaattttatttattcaagGTCCCTTCATTCTTGTTTATAAAATTTGGATTTTTGCTTATTATTTTAACGATCCAAATTTATCGAAATTACTTTTATTATATCAGCATAATTAATAGATTATAGTCATTGTACAATTCTTATAAATTTGTAAACATCGTCACTTTGCTCGTTGGATTTTAACtccaaaaattataaaatttgagtcAAACGCAAGATGATGATGCAAAtatgttaaattttattttcgtGTTTAAGGGTGTGTAATATTCTTTTTATAACATGTAAACCTTGGTGATCTGCAGGGAAAGTGCCTGAGTCTAAATGACCAAATCGACTTATTTGAAAGAACAGTTAAAAGGGATTTGCCTAAATACTACAAAACTCAAGAGGagctttcaaattatttatcaaagtcATTATTTGTGATCACAATTGGGAGCAATGACTACCTCGATTCCTTTGCTGCTCAAGACAATACTGAATCGAGCAACACTTTGATTAATCCTCGAAGCATCACGAAATCGGTCATAGATAATGTCTCCCCAAAAGAATATGACTCCACCACAAGTCCTCAATCCTTTGCTGAAATTCTCATACATCAACTATCCCTACAACTTCGGGTAACATCAGATTATTCTCTGTCAATGCTCATCAGAAATCACGAGGAGTCCTCTGGTTGTGTTTTTgtacaaataatcaagaaaataCACAAACTAATGAACCTTGTCATTGCAGAGATTGTACAAGTTGGGAGCGAGGAAGGTGGTGATGTTCGAGCTCGGCCCTCTTGGGTGTATTCCATACATTATCAGGCGATACGAGCACAGTGGAGCCTGCGTTGAGAAGTTGAATCAGATGGCAATCATATTTAATCTTCAGTTAGCCTCCATGCTTCAAAATCTAACATCTACACTCAAAAGCTCATCCTTTATTCTTGGTCTGGGTCACCAGTTCGGATATGATGCTATCCTTAACCCATCCAAAAAATATGGTAACTAAATTCAAATCTACTAGTTATATATATAAAGCATGTCACTCAGGGATGGATCCAAGATAGTGGATATAGCCAATCAACCACCCACTAATTTATCTTCTCATTTTTTTGGTCTTAACTTTCAGGTTTGAAAGATACAAGTAACCCATGCTGCATAGCTTTGCTGAATGGGACAGCAGCATGCATTCCAGGGCTTCCTGCGTGTCCCGATCCGGACCAACACTTTTTTTGGGATGGCTATCATCTTACTGAATCAATGTACAGAGcactcagctctctttgcttcAACGACACATCTATCTGCATGCCCAAAAATATTCAACAATTGGTGCAACTATAATTAGTCCTTTGGATTTTCCATTTTTAACACATCGAAGATATAATACATTTTCGCATTTATGTGACGCATACATTTAGATATTTCTTGTCTGTAATTTCAAATTTGACGCTACAGTAAATTACTATTCCTGTCTGAACTATATTATAAATTCGTCTCTAGAACTTATTTCTAGTATGTCAAAATATTACGTCCTTGAACTA
This Primulina eburnea isolate SZY01 chromosome 2, ASM2296580v1, whole genome shotgun sequence DNA region includes the following protein-coding sequences:
- the LOC140823554 gene encoding GDSL esterase/lipase 7-like; translated protein: MKLWSKMNKYLLFPILFTFLVFGHGRTDQESPLAPALYVFGDSLFDSGNNNLLPTLAKANYPPYGMDFERGATGRFTNGKTVADFIAEFLGLPFPPPYVSLLDGSIGQCGFSIPTIENGGKCLNLADKIGLLNIRGELELRGLNFASGSCGILPQTGDDLGKCLSLNDQIDLFERTVKRDLPKYYKTQEELSNYLSKSLFVITIGSNDYLDSFAAQDNTESSNTLINPRSITKSVIDNVSPKEYDSTTSPQSFAEILIHQLSLQLRRLYKLGARKVVMFELGPLGCIPYIIRRYEHSGACVEKLNQMAIIFNLQLASMLQNLTSTLKSSSFILGLGHQFGYDAILNPSKKYGLKDTSNPCCIALLNGTAACIPGLPACPDPDQHFFWDGYHLTESMYRALSSLCFNDTSICMPKNIQQLVQL
- the LOC140823552 gene encoding transcription factor BIM3-like, producing MRTLAHIIHQNFFHTERGCLGLLKICHATNILSVHIILIVSSYANKFFYTLVENFGFGEAQMVRIASHVEDEEAPDCYSPIEGVRLDQKVDASRSKHSETEQRRRSKINERFQILRDLVPENDQKRDKASLLLEVIQYIQFLQEQLQMYEGSDQGWSPEPTTKLAPWKINSGPVESFLDQIQLEKHISVHEDNGVLNPLRHVRNSVESELIGSSLYKSTDNLPIATNQPTLLNLPTKAATFEGMSGRSHQECFPDVEQFTQLSQSQSWPGSSSVNDYSFPICNTNENEPKIESEEASHSSTCSQLILSSLKYALQSSGVDLSQASISVQLDVGKQINDRSTMAKFRMKDNHSPPCLVSVAPGNEHPHKRFRVDES